The Apostichopus japonicus isolate 1M-3 chromosome 20, ASM3797524v1, whole genome shotgun sequence genome contains a region encoding:
- the LOC139961813 gene encoding uncharacterized protein yields the protein MAKIIWIFIILLAIFDTSAITTEGYTSIEGATTAVPTATNIATTNPTSQMILTRNNSPSLSSILSGLTTTEIATGADNRTTVSDQNTTESTSTVDMVTTGINHVTTNTYTEREDGTTIMNSPGSTSVTTSRPSPTTTTILTTETSQTTNDWTSANISQIETETPRATTTTGISITTGQTTSTQTVGFTHTTDTMTTEQKLTTEPTPTTDSRTTRPSSVIATGTTESVLTTDEMTSKSLTTDYVTATPLLTTENGTHQATDGTDTTNIASTHLTTSQLQTTEPTLTAEKRTDLTTDRATQTSDIGTPQPTVTTYSYHNDITTRIESTLTGEITRETGQTSSGPSAATDITSDVTSDITRTPETRSDNSTLSTLSSVTSVFESTSQSTSEMTSEYTTEVTSTDLLDSSDTVVTYIITEILTEIENLTTETKMPESSRKSTMSSSSTSSTPGYSSSTSTTSTTSTTEQGSEDSVRVGLIVGLSLLGFLILVIIVVVIALYFTKRRKSYNIKTYSDDDFSLYYISDVQPKRYSQQVDNSGFLNEEAESTFINIPAPDGTTGTEPEQNGNVYESEN from the exons ATGGCGAAAATTATATGGATATTTATAATTCTTCTTGCTATATTTG ATACATCGGCAATAACAACAGAAGGATACACATCTATCGAGGGCGCTACCACAGCGGTTCCTACGGCAACCAACATAGCCACCACAAATCCAACGTCACAAATGATATTAACGAGAAATAATTCACCATCACTATCGTCAATATTATCAGGTTTAACGACGACAGAGATTGCAACAGGAGCAGATAATCGTACAACTGTTTCAGACCAAAATACAACCGAGAGTACCAGCACTGTTGACATGGTTACTACGGGAATAAATCACGTGACAACAAACACATATACTGAGAGAGAAGACGGAACTACAATTATGAATTCACCTGGATCTACATCAGTAACAACGTCTAGACCTagtccaacaacaacaacaatactgACAACTGAAACGTCCCAAACAACAAATGATTGGACCAGTGCAAATATCTCCCAAATAGAGACGGAAACACCAAGAGCTACTACAACAACGGGAATATCAATAACTACTGGACAGACGACATCAACTCAAACGGTCGGGTTTACTCACACGACAGATACGATGACAACAGAACAGAAGCTGACGACAGAGCCAACACCGACGACAGATAGTAGAACTACCAGACCCAGCTCAGTAATAGCAACGGGTACAACCGAATCTGTTCTAACTACTGACGAGATGACATCAAAATCCTTGACAACAGACTATGTAACAGCAACACCTCTGTTAACCACAGAGAATGGCACCCATCAAGCTACTGACGGAACTGACACAACAAACATTGCATCAACTCATCTAACGACATCACAATTACAAACGACTGAACCTACTCTAACCGCAGAGAAAAGAACTGACTTAACAACCGATAGAGCAACTCAAACCTCAGATATTGGAACACCTCAGCCTACAGTAACGACATATTCATACCACAATGATATTACAACAAGGATAGAATCCACGTTAACCGGTGAAATAACTCGTGAAACTGGACAGACAAGCTCTGGACCATCAGCAGCCACAGATATAACGTCAGACGTAACCAGTGATATCACCCGGACTCCGGAGACCAGAAGCGACAACAGTACACTTAGCACCCTATCATCAGTAACGTCTGTGTTCGAAAGTACGTCACAAAGTACATCGGAAATGACGTCAGAATACACTACGGAAGTGACGTCTACCGATTTATTAGACTCGTCTGATACGGTGGTTACATACATCATTACTGAAATATTAACAGAAATTGAAAACCTCACCACAGAAACTAAAATGCCAGAATCTAGTAGGAAGAGTACCATGTCATCATCGAGTACCAGCAGTACTCCAGGGTACTCGTCCAGTACATCCACGACATCCACCACATCCACCACAGAACAAGGGAGCGAGGACTCGGTTAGAGTTGGTCTGATCGTAGGTCTTTCCCTGTTGGGTTTTCTCATTTTAGTGATTATTGTGGTAGTTATAGCTTTGTATTTCACTAAAAGGAGGAAATCTTATAACATTAAAACATATTCAGATGATGACTTTTCATTGTATTATATAAGTGACGTTCAACCGAAAAGATATTCTCAACAAGTAGACAATAGCGGCTTTTTGAACGAAGAGGCGGAATCGACATTCATAAATATACCCGCACCAGACGGTACAACAGGGACGGA